The DNA segment actcacTAAAAATGGGCTCtggcaagcaacaaaaagtgcAATCATCTGGTTTTACCAAGGAGgaagagctgctgctgcaggatTTCAGTCGCAATGTCAGCACAAAATCGGCGACGATATTTTATGGCAACGCTTTCATCGTCTCCGCGCTGCCAATTTGTAAGTTACACCAAAATAGTGACACGTTGTCAAgttaatgaatgaaatgtttgttgtCTAGGGCTCTTCTGGCGCATCCACAACATGGATCTGCTGCCCAGCTCCATTCTGTTTGTCCTGGTGACCGCAGCCAGCACCTATCTGATGGCCACAGCCTACAAGAACATCAAGTTCCAGCTGAAGCACAAGATTGCTGCACGCCGCGAAGAAGCCGTTACCCGTGAGGTTAACCGCCAGCTGGGAGATGATAAGAAGGTCACTCGCAAGGAGAAGGATGAGCGCATCCTG comes from the Drosophila sulfurigaster albostrigata strain 15112-1811.04 chromosome 2L, ASM2355843v2, whole genome shotgun sequence genome and includes:
- the LOC133835151 gene encoding translocon-associated protein subunit gamma, which encodes MGSGKQQKVQSSGFTKEEELLLQDFSRNVSTKSATIFYGNAFIVSALPIWLFWRIHNMDLLPSSILFVLVTAASTYLMATAYKNIKFQLKHKIAARREEAVTREVNRQLGDDKKVTRKEKDERILWKKNEVADYEATTYSIFYNNAIYLAIIIFISFFLLKNATPFVNYIFSIGIASGVLALFSTSAQTN